From the genome of Arthrobacter alpinus, one region includes:
- the pepN gene encoding aminopeptidase N, whose protein sequence is MNLTRAEAIERTATLTVNSYDVTLDLTASETTFPSTTTVTFSAQEGSSSFIDAVTAAVHQVTLNGVELDPAEVSDGVRIQLPVLAAENVLTVKADALFMNTGEGLHRFVDPVDGEVYLYSQFEVPDSRRMFAVFEQPDQKATFTFHVTAPAHWDVISNSPTPAPAAAGEGRATWHFEPTLRMSSYITALIAGPYESVRSELTSSNGRIIPLGVFARKSLMQYLDAENVFELTRQGFEFFEKQFGTPYPFPKYDQLFVPEFNAGAMENAGAVTFLESYVFRSKVPDATVERRAITILHELAHMWFGDLVTMRWWNDLWLNESFAEFMSTLAAAENTKYVDSWTTFSSLEKSWAYRQDQLPSTHPIKAEINDLEDVLVNFDGITYAKGASVLRQLVAWVGQEEFMTGVRAYFAKHAWGNTELPDLMVELEAASGRDLSDWTQKWLETAGVNTFKPAIEVDDDGLITSFSILQSAVAQFPILRPHRAAVGFYNVATSGDDVGKLVRTHRVELDVDGAVTEVPELVGLERPALVLLNDDDLAYAKIRLDPASLATAKKHLKDFRASLPRTLVAASAWDAARDGETPAREYVDFVLANIGHESDSTVVMVLLRQLATTLHFYVAPERQHTTSVAAADALWVLAQGAAAGSDAQLQFVKAFASHAQTSAQLDAVQALLEGASSLPELVIDADLRWELLTSLVAGGRRGSESIDAELAADNTQTGQLAAATAHAAAPTPEAKAQTWESVVVRGEHANAVQRASIAGFSHVWDSSLLEPYVAKYFAAIRGVWAQKSYETASTIVTGLYPSQLVSAATLEATDAFLAELGDQTPALRRLVMESRDGVARALRAQAADA, encoded by the coding sequence ATGAACCTCACCCGCGCCGAAGCCATTGAGCGCACCGCCACCCTGACAGTCAACAGCTATGACGTCACCCTTGACCTGACGGCCTCGGAGACCACTTTCCCCTCCACCACTACGGTGACCTTCAGCGCGCAGGAGGGTTCGTCGTCGTTCATTGACGCAGTGACCGCGGCCGTTCACCAGGTGACTCTGAACGGGGTGGAGCTGGACCCGGCGGAGGTCTCCGACGGCGTGCGCATCCAGCTGCCGGTCCTGGCCGCAGAGAATGTGCTCACCGTTAAGGCCGATGCGCTTTTCATGAACACCGGTGAGGGCCTGCACCGCTTTGTGGACCCCGTGGACGGCGAGGTTTACCTTTACAGCCAGTTTGAGGTCCCGGATTCCCGGCGCATGTTTGCCGTCTTTGAGCAGCCCGACCAGAAGGCCACCTTCACATTCCACGTGACGGCGCCGGCACACTGGGACGTCATTTCCAACTCCCCGACCCCCGCGCCCGCGGCCGCCGGCGAAGGCAGGGCCACCTGGCACTTTGAGCCCACTTTGAGGATGTCCAGTTACATCACCGCCCTTATCGCCGGCCCGTACGAATCCGTACGCAGCGAACTCACCAGCTCCAACGGGCGGATCATCCCGCTGGGCGTTTTTGCCCGGAAGTCGCTCATGCAGTACCTGGATGCCGAGAACGTGTTTGAGCTGACCCGGCAGGGCTTTGAGTTCTTCGAGAAACAATTCGGCACCCCGTACCCGTTCCCCAAGTACGACCAGCTTTTCGTGCCCGAGTTCAATGCCGGGGCCATGGAAAACGCTGGCGCCGTCACCTTCCTGGAAAGCTACGTGTTCCGTTCCAAGGTGCCCGACGCCACGGTGGAACGCCGCGCCATCACGATCTTGCACGAACTGGCCCACATGTGGTTTGGCGATTTGGTGACCATGCGCTGGTGGAATGACCTGTGGCTCAACGAGTCCTTCGCCGAGTTCATGTCCACCCTGGCCGCCGCGGAGAACACCAAGTATGTGGATTCCTGGACCACGTTCTCGTCGCTGGAAAAGTCCTGGGCCTACCGCCAGGACCAGCTACCCTCCACCCATCCCATCAAGGCAGAGATCAATGACCTCGAGGACGTGCTGGTCAACTTTGATGGCATCACCTATGCCAAGGGCGCCTCGGTGCTGCGCCAGCTGGTGGCCTGGGTGGGTCAGGAAGAGTTTATGACCGGGGTGCGCGCCTACTTTGCCAAGCATGCCTGGGGCAATACCGAGCTGCCGGACCTCATGGTGGAGTTGGAGGCCGCCAGCGGCCGCGACCTTTCTGATTGGACGCAGAAGTGGCTCGAAACCGCTGGCGTGAACACCTTCAAGCCGGCCATTGAGGTGGACGACGACGGCCTCATCACCTCATTCTCGATCCTCCAGTCGGCTGTTGCCCAGTTCCCGATCCTGCGCCCGCACCGGGCCGCGGTGGGTTTCTACAACGTTGCCACCTCCGGTGACGATGTGGGCAAGCTGGTGCGCACTCACCGGGTGGAACTTGACGTGGATGGCGCCGTCACGGAGGTTCCCGAGCTGGTGGGCCTGGAACGCCCGGCCCTGGTTCTGCTCAACGACGACGACCTCGCGTACGCGAAGATCCGCCTCGATCCAGCCTCACTGGCCACGGCCAAAAAACACTTGAAGGACTTCCGCGCCTCCCTTCCACGTACTTTGGTCGCGGCGTCGGCCTGGGATGCCGCCCGCGACGGCGAAACTCCCGCCCGCGAGTACGTTGACTTTGTGCTGGCCAACATTGGGCATGAAAGCGACTCCACAGTGGTCATGGTACTGCTGCGCCAACTGGCAACAACACTGCACTTCTACGTGGCCCCGGAACGCCAGCACACCACCTCCGTAGCGGCAGCGGATGCTCTATGGGTGCTGGCGCAGGGTGCCGCCGCAGGATCCGATGCACAATTGCAGTTTGTGAAGGCGTTTGCCTCCCATGCCCAAACCAGCGCACAGCTCGACGCCGTGCAGGCCCTGCTTGAGGGGGCGTCGTCCTTACCGGAGCTGGTCATCGACGCGGACCTGCGCTGGGAACTGCTGACGTCCCTGGTGGCCGGTGGCCGCCGTGGCTCGGAGTCCATTGACGCCGAGCTTGCCGCAGACAACACCCAGACCGGGCAGCTGGCCGCTGCCACCGCACACGCGGCAGCCCCCACCCCGGAGGCCAAGGCGCAGACCTGGGAGTCCGTCGTCGTCAGGGGCGAGCACGCCAACGCCGTACAACGGGCATCTATCGCCGGCTTCAGCCACGTCTGGGACAGTTCATTGCTGGAGCCATACGTTGCCAAGTACTTTGCCGCAATCCGCGGGGTGTGGGCGCAGAAGTCCTACGAGACGGCCTCCACTATCGTCACCGGGCTCTACCCCTCCCAGCTCGTTTCGGCTGCCACCTTGGAGGCCACGGATGCGTTCCTGGCCGAGCTCGGGGACCAGACGCCGGCACTGCGACGGCTTGTGATGGAAAGCCGCGACGGGGTTGCCCGGGCGTTACGGGCCCAGGCAGCGGACGCTTGA
- a CDS encoding SGNH/GDSL hydrolase family protein yields the protein MNSLAFRKLTARTGAAVLMSLGLIAGFAGVPATAQSAPPVTLTVLGDSYSAGTGGGQEALPCLQSPNSYGTDYADATGQAMANLACYGATTGDVQALQLPQIPATTKLVTLTVGGNDIGTGDVSAACVAAPQSATCTAALTASLQKLTQLPQKIKALVNAIKAKVPTAKIAFLGYPNLFEPNNMAQLGYPAEQVRAARIMNGAADLLNGVIAISALGNGARFVPVAWAFAGHGIPSSTQWIVGPGDTSNPFVFHPTAAGYSNGYTRAVRAFL from the coding sequence ATGAACTCGCTAGCTTTCAGGAAGTTGACCGCGCGCACAGGCGCTGCGGTTTTGATGAGTCTGGGGCTCATTGCGGGGTTCGCCGGCGTGCCGGCTACAGCCCAGTCAGCACCACCAGTCACCCTCACGGTGCTTGGTGATTCGTACTCTGCCGGGACCGGCGGAGGGCAAGAGGCGCTTCCCTGCTTGCAAAGCCCCAACAGCTATGGCACTGACTATGCAGATGCCACCGGGCAAGCCATGGCCAACCTGGCCTGCTACGGTGCCACCACCGGCGACGTCCAAGCGCTTCAGCTACCGCAGATTCCCGCCACCACCAAACTCGTCACCTTGACAGTGGGCGGCAATGACATTGGCACCGGCGATGTTTCCGCCGCCTGTGTGGCCGCTCCCCAAAGTGCCACATGCACCGCCGCTTTAACTGCGTCGTTGCAAAAGTTGACCCAGCTGCCACAAAAGATCAAGGCCCTGGTGAACGCCATCAAGGCCAAGGTACCGACGGCGAAGATAGCGTTCTTGGGCTACCCGAACTTGTTTGAGCCAAACAACATGGCTCAGCTGGGGTACCCGGCCGAGCAAGTCAGGGCCGCCAGGATCATGAACGGTGCCGCCGATTTGCTCAATGGAGTCATTGCCATCTCGGCACTAGGCAACGGTGCCCGTTTTGTTCCTGTGGCATGGGCTTTTGCCGGGCACGGCATTCCCTCGTCCACACAGTGGATAGTGGGGCCAGGGGACACAAGCAACCCGTTCGTCTTCCATCCCACCGCCGCCGGCTACTCAAATGGTTACACACGGGCCGTGCGGGCGTTCCTGTAG
- a CDS encoding OsmC family protein, which yields MALNEHHFSTSVFWTGNRGTGTSGYRDYGRDHSVTAAGVPALLGSADRSFHGDRDRWNPELLLIAALSQCHMLSYLHVAVLHGVAVTQYEDSATGTMVLNADGSGQFSSVTLNPRIAVAEPAVGELALSLHAEASRKCFIARSVNFPVHHVPGMLL from the coding sequence ATGGCTTTGAACGAACATCATTTCTCAACCAGCGTATTCTGGACGGGCAATCGCGGCACCGGGACTTCCGGGTATCGGGACTACGGCCGTGACCACTCGGTCACGGCCGCCGGTGTGCCCGCATTGCTCGGCTCGGCAGATCGTTCCTTCCATGGGGACCGGGACCGGTGGAATCCGGAACTGCTGCTCATCGCGGCCTTGTCACAGTGCCACATGCTCTCCTACCTGCATGTCGCGGTCCTTCACGGTGTGGCGGTCACCCAGTATGAGGACAGCGCCACGGGCACCATGGTGCTCAACGCCGACGGCAGTGGACAGTTCAGCTCCGTCACACTGAACCCGCGGATCGCCGTGGCCGAGCCCGCCGTGGGAGAGCTCGCCCTGAGCCTGCACGCCGAGGCCTCGCGGAAGTGCTTCATTGCCCGCAGCGTGAACTTCCCCGTCCATCACGTGCCCGGGATGCTGCTCTGA
- a CDS encoding mechanosensitive ion channel family protein, with amino-acid sequence MQTLEDTSNTVLDNLLHASIYVGVALVSWLILHYVVRIVVKRAEKGTLAQRGLGWMKPVFRNLDPVMRALDMERRVQRARTIGTLLNSLLTVIVVVITAFYVLLAFHVNIAPLLASVGVVGIAIGFGSQQLIRDFLAGIFITLEDQYGIGDVIQTSEVIGEVEYVGLRITRVKGEDGTLWYLRNGEILRLGNRSKGNYVAPMDEPEPSPLPVAAPPGTPATAARTLPAGHPASSGPLFNEPTAASE; translated from the coding sequence CTGCAAACCCTAGAAGACACCAGCAACACAGTCTTAGACAATCTGCTCCATGCCAGCATCTATGTCGGCGTTGCGCTCGTTTCTTGGCTGATCCTGCACTATGTGGTCCGGATTGTTGTCAAACGTGCCGAAAAAGGTACCTTGGCCCAACGTGGCCTGGGTTGGATGAAACCGGTTTTCCGGAACCTGGATCCTGTGATGCGGGCGCTGGATATGGAACGCCGTGTCCAACGCGCCAGGACCATCGGGACATTGCTGAACTCCCTGCTGACAGTGATCGTCGTCGTCATCACGGCGTTTTACGTTCTCTTGGCCTTCCACGTGAACATTGCGCCGCTGCTGGCCAGCGTGGGCGTGGTGGGCATCGCCATCGGTTTCGGTAGCCAGCAACTGATCCGCGATTTCCTGGCCGGCATCTTCATCACGCTCGAGGACCAGTACGGAATCGGCGACGTCATCCAGACCAGCGAGGTCATTGGTGAGGTGGAGTACGTCGGATTGCGCATCACCCGGGTCAAGGGAGAGGACGGCACGCTCTGGTACCTGCGCAACGGCGAAATCCTGCGCCTGGGCAACCGCTCCAAGGGCAACTACGTGGCACCCATGGACGAACCTGAACCAAGCCCACTACCCGTGGCCGCACCTCCCGGCACCCCGGCGACGGCGGCCAGAACACTGCCAGCCGGCCACCCGGCGTCGTCCGGGCCACTGTTCAATGAACCCACCGCCGCGTCAGAATAG
- a CDS encoding globin, with amino-acid sequence MLPVPVRQSRPLQPTSGPATTALDPAGTAADGAEVTTEADYSDTFYGQVGGHETFKKIIHVFYQGIAADPVLRAMYAEEDLGPAEHRMLMFIEQYWGGPRTYLEERGHPRLRMRHVPFAITPEARDRWLAAMRAGLDAVEISPLHEATLWDYLERAAASLVNAPSDPSQTLR; translated from the coding sequence ATGCTGCCCGTCCCGGTCCGCCAAAGCCGGCCATTGCAGCCCACGTCCGGGCCCGCCACCACCGCACTGGATCCCGCTGGCACGGCCGCCGACGGCGCTGAAGTTACCACCGAGGCTGACTACTCCGACACCTTCTACGGACAGGTGGGCGGGCATGAGACGTTCAAGAAGATCATCCACGTGTTCTACCAGGGCATTGCGGCCGATCCGGTGCTGCGTGCCATGTACGCGGAGGAAGACCTGGGCCCGGCCGAACACCGCATGTTGATGTTCATCGAGCAGTACTGGGGTGGGCCGCGCACATACTTGGAGGAACGCGGCCACCCGCGCCTTCGCATGCGACACGTCCCCTTTGCCATCACGCCAGAAGCCCGGGACCGTTGGCTGGCCGCCATGCGGGCCGGCTTGGACGCAGTGGAAATCTCACCCTTGCATGAGGCCACGCTCTGGGACTATCTAGAACGCGCCGCCGCATCGCTGGTCAACGCACCCTCGGACCCGTCCCAAACACTCCGCTGA
- a CDS encoding acyl-CoA thioesterase, with amino-acid sequence MAQAIQIPLQVRFGDIDAYHHVNNVVYLQYLEDARVQLMHTQVQVQDGTTGSFDSLIGEAFFTLVGRNEIEYLAPIAFRTEPVFVNIWVTNIGGSSYDFGYSVTEADTAVVYALAATSMVLVSRATGRPVRLTEAQRAALDIWRGDPVPFKRRPTAPNPTAPNSTAPNSTAPNSDVDPSTPKPPTPQQERIE; translated from the coding sequence ATGGCTCAGGCAATTCAGATCCCCCTGCAAGTTCGTTTTGGCGATATCGACGCATATCACCATGTCAATAATGTGGTCTATCTGCAGTACCTGGAGGACGCCCGTGTGCAACTCATGCACACCCAAGTGCAGGTCCAGGATGGCACGACAGGCAGCTTTGACAGCCTCATTGGTGAAGCGTTTTTCACCCTGGTGGGCCGCAACGAGATCGAATACCTTGCCCCCATCGCCTTCCGCACCGAACCTGTGTTCGTCAATATTTGGGTGACGAACATTGGCGGGTCCAGCTACGACTTTGGCTACTCCGTCACCGAAGCCGACACCGCGGTGGTCTATGCCCTAGCAGCCACCTCTATGGTTCTGGTCTCCCGCGCCACCGGGCGCCCCGTTCGCCTCACCGAGGCCCAACGCGCGGCCCTGGACATCTGGCGTGGTGACCCCGTGCCCTTCAAACGCCGGCCGACGGCGCCGAACCCGACGGCGCCGAACTCGACGGCGCCGAACTCGACGGCGCCGAACTCCGACGTCGATCCTTCCACCCCGAAACCCCCAACACCCCAGCAGGAGCGCATCGAATGA
- a CDS encoding acyl-CoA thioesterase, translating to MNVTSADFDPMETLLHILELSDAGGALTDEDIFVGPGDANAPRPRLFGGQVLAQSLVAAAKTVGPDRLVHSMHGYFLRPGDAANAITFGVQRLRDGRSFSARRTHAYQNGTPILSLIASFQVPDTGIEHQEPMPAGIPAPETLPTSAELLGGINHPVAQAWAYERPFDIRHVGDNIYFDVKGEHVAHQAIWLKTLGPMPEDQNLHRAALAYASDYTLLEPSLRRHGISWATPGLSVASLDHAMWWHRPLQVDEWLLYVAESPSTSGARGLNLGRFYNRDGELVASVAQEGMMRLPEGTPGID from the coding sequence ATGAACGTGACATCAGCCGATTTTGATCCCATGGAAACCCTCCTTCACATTTTGGAACTCTCCGATGCTGGCGGCGCCCTGACAGACGAGGATATTTTCGTTGGCCCCGGCGATGCAAATGCGCCCCGACCCAGGCTCTTCGGCGGGCAGGTGCTGGCCCAGTCGCTGGTGGCGGCCGCGAAAACGGTGGGACCTGACCGGCTGGTTCACTCGATGCACGGCTATTTCCTGCGCCCAGGCGACGCCGCCAACGCCATCACCTTTGGTGTTCAGAGGCTGCGGGACGGGCGCTCATTTTCGGCCCGGCGCACCCACGCCTACCAAAACGGAACCCCAATCCTGTCGTTGATCGCCTCATTCCAAGTTCCCGATACCGGGATCGAACACCAGGAACCGATGCCAGCAGGGATCCCGGCACCTGAGACCTTGCCCACCTCCGCCGAGCTGCTGGGTGGCATCAACCACCCAGTGGCACAGGCCTGGGCCTATGAGCGGCCCTTTGACATCCGCCATGTGGGTGACAATATCTACTTCGACGTCAAGGGCGAGCACGTGGCCCACCAGGCCATCTGGCTGAAGACGTTGGGGCCAATGCCGGAGGACCAGAACCTTCACCGGGCGGCCCTGGCTTATGCCAGTGACTACACGTTGCTAGAGCCGTCGCTGCGCCGGCACGGCATCAGCTGGGCCACGCCCGGCTTGAGTGTGGCGAGCCTCGATCACGCCATGTGGTGGCACCGTCCGCTGCAGGTTGACGAGTGGCTGCTGTATGTTGCCGAGTCACCAAGTACTTCCGGGGCCCGCGGGCTGAACCTAGGCCGTTTTTACAACCGCGACGGCGAACTGGTCGCCTCCGTGGCCCAAGAGGGCATGATGCGACTGCCCGAAGGGACGCCGGGGATCGACTGA
- the ettA gene encoding energy-dependent translational throttle protein EttA, translated as MAEFIYTMSNTRKAVGDKLILDNVSMSFFPGAKIGVVGPNGAGKSTILKIMAGLDTPSNGEARLSPGYTVGILLQEPPLNEEKTVLGNVQEGVGEIYAKITRYNEISEEMASPDADFDTLLEEMGKLQEAIDAADAWDIDSQLEQAMDALQCPPGDSDVTVLSGGERRRVALCKLLLQKPDLLLLDEPTNHLDAESVQWLELHLKNYAGAVLAVTHDRYFLDHVAEWIAEVDRGKLYPYEGNYSTYLEKKRARLEVQGKKDAKQAKRLTEELDWVRSNAKGRQTKSKARLARYEEMAAEADRTRKLDFEEIQIPPGPRLGGIVLEAENLKKGYGDRVLIDGLSFTLPRNGIVGVIGPNGVGKSTLFKTIVGLEELDAGTLKVGESVKISYADQSRGGIDPDKTLWEVVSEGLDYIQVGQVEMPSRAYVAAFGFKGPDQQKKAGVLSGGERNRLNLALTLKQGGNLLLLDEPTNDLDVETLSSLENALLEFPGCAVVVSHDRWFLDRVATHILAYEGTDENPANWHWFEGNFDAYEENKVERLGADAARPHRVTHRRLTRD; from the coding sequence ATGGCGGAATTTATTTACACGATGTCCAACACCCGCAAGGCTGTTGGCGACAAACTCATTCTTGACAACGTAAGCATGTCCTTCTTCCCGGGTGCCAAGATTGGCGTTGTGGGGCCCAATGGTGCCGGTAAGTCCACCATTTTGAAGATCATGGCTGGTTTGGACACTCCCTCCAACGGTGAGGCTCGTTTGAGTCCCGGCTACACTGTGGGCATTTTGCTCCAGGAGCCGCCGTTAAACGAGGAAAAGACCGTCCTGGGCAACGTCCAGGAAGGCGTTGGCGAGATTTACGCGAAGATCACCCGTTACAACGAGATCTCCGAGGAAATGGCCAGCCCGGACGCTGACTTTGACACACTCCTTGAAGAGATGGGCAAGCTCCAGGAAGCCATTGACGCTGCCGACGCTTGGGACATTGACTCCCAGCTCGAACAGGCCATGGATGCATTGCAGTGCCCGCCGGGCGACTCGGATGTCACAGTCCTTTCCGGTGGTGAGCGCCGTCGTGTGGCTTTGTGCAAGCTTCTGCTACAGAAGCCGGACCTGTTGCTTTTGGATGAGCCCACCAACCACCTGGACGCTGAGAGCGTGCAGTGGCTCGAGCTTCACCTGAAGAACTACGCTGGCGCCGTCCTTGCCGTGACCCACGATCGTTATTTCCTGGATCACGTTGCTGAATGGATCGCTGAAGTTGACCGCGGGAAGCTGTACCCGTACGAGGGTAACTACTCCACTTACCTGGAAAAGAAGCGGGCCCGCCTGGAAGTCCAGGGCAAAAAGGACGCCAAGCAGGCCAAGCGCCTCACCGAGGAACTCGACTGGGTCCGCTCCAACGCCAAGGGCCGACAGACCAAGTCCAAGGCCCGCCTGGCCCGCTACGAGGAAATGGCTGCCGAGGCCGACCGCACACGCAAGCTCGACTTCGAAGAAATCCAGATTCCCCCGGGCCCTCGCCTGGGTGGCATCGTGCTCGAAGCTGAGAACTTGAAAAAGGGTTACGGCGACCGAGTCCTGATTGACGGTTTGAGCTTCACGTTGCCCCGCAACGGCATTGTTGGTGTCATCGGCCCGAACGGTGTGGGCAAGTCCACCCTGTTCAAAACCATTGTCGGCTTGGAAGAGCTCGACGCCGGCACCCTCAAGGTGGGCGAGAGCGTCAAGATCTCCTACGCTGACCAGAGCCGTGGCGGCATCGACCCGGACAAAACGTTGTGGGAAGTTGTCTCCGAAGGTTTGGACTACATCCAGGTCGGACAGGTTGAAATGCCTTCCCGCGCCTACGTTGCGGCCTTTGGATTCAAGGGCCCGGACCAGCAAAAGAAGGCAGGTGTGCTCTCCGGTGGTGAGCGCAACCGCTTGAACCTTGCCTTGACCCTGAAACAGGGCGGCAACTTGCTGCTCCTCGATGAACCCACTAACGACCTTGACGTGGAAACCCTCAGCAGCCTAGAAAACGCCCTGTTGGAATTCCCTGGCTGTGCCGTGGTCGTATCGCACGACCGTTGGTTCCTCGACAGAGTTGCCACCCACATCCTCGCCTACGAAGGCACCGACGAGAACCCGGCCAACTGGCACTGGTTCGAGGGTAACTTTGATGCCTACGAGGAAAACAAGGTTGAGCGACTTGGTGCAGACGCTGCTCGTCCGCACCGTGTCACACACCGCCGCCTGACCCGCGACTAG
- a CDS encoding DUF6993 domain-containing protein, with the protein MTLDNMTPRPTLAPLYRRTRAVAVFIVLAATLTTTGCSLLPQERATTDSTQSPSVAGTGTDPATPAQPPTAEQAFAERMQASLDKLGASTKAPKRDQMLAAMVEAGAVQEKVEVSVDITPTGLPVDAIEAAAPVDSACVIGQVRDGKVTVTILPVLASGRCFVGDQH; encoded by the coding sequence GTGACTTTGGATAACATGACACCCCGCCCGACTTTGGCGCCATTGTATCGGCGCACGCGTGCGGTCGCCGTGTTTATCGTATTGGCCGCAACCTTGACCACCACAGGTTGTTCGCTCCTGCCGCAGGAGCGTGCCACCACGGATTCGACCCAGTCTCCGAGCGTCGCAGGAACTGGGACCGACCCTGCCACTCCGGCGCAGCCGCCCACGGCGGAGCAAGCCTTCGCGGAACGAATGCAGGCGTCCCTCGACAAATTAGGTGCTTCCACGAAGGCCCCCAAACGCGATCAGATGTTGGCAGCCATGGTCGAAGCCGGTGCGGTTCAGGAGAAGGTCGAGGTGTCTGTTGATATCACTCCCACAGGGTTGCCTGTGGATGCCATCGAAGCTGCTGCACCAGTGGACTCTGCATGTGTCATTGGCCAAGTCCGGGATGGCAAAGTCACAGTGACAATCCTGCCTGTTCTCGCCTCTGGCCGATGCTTTGTGGGCGACCAGCACTAA
- a CDS encoding single-stranded DNA-binding protein, with protein sequence MEGQIMSNYVTLQGFASSDVELDTKESGLLIGKFRMGSTHRVQDPVTKAWSDGPTNWFRVNLFRSLANNVAASVHKGDHIVVSGKLRIKTWLRLDGSQGMAVEIDAETVGNDLKFGTCTYHRNASPRINGQGQYAQGQSDGVSSATPPVPSVAPEFHGEGEQMPPLQDTNSMDADDMLDDPDATDDAGSKTDPGEANSNQVDAGDGLVADLSTGELVDSVQPPY encoded by the coding sequence ATGGAAGGACAGATCATGTCGAACTACGTGACTCTCCAAGGGTTTGCTTCCTCGGATGTCGAACTGGACACGAAGGAATCGGGCTTGCTCATCGGAAAGTTCCGAATGGGATCAACGCATCGCGTCCAGGATCCCGTGACTAAGGCGTGGAGCGATGGACCCACCAACTGGTTCCGTGTGAATTTGTTCCGCTCCCTGGCCAACAATGTCGCCGCCAGCGTCCACAAGGGCGACCACATCGTCGTGTCGGGAAAGTTACGGATCAAGACCTGGTTGAGGCTTGACGGATCGCAGGGAATGGCCGTCGAAATCGACGCCGAAACAGTGGGAAACGATCTGAAGTTTGGCACGTGCACCTATCACCGCAATGCGTCGCCGCGCATAAATGGCCAGGGCCAGTATGCGCAAGGACAGTCCGACGGAGTATCTTCCGCAACACCGCCGGTGCCCTCTGTGGCACCGGAGTTTCATGGCGAAGGGGAGCAGATGCCTCCGCTTCAGGACACGAACTCGATGGATGCGGACGATATGCTCGATGATCCTGACGCAACTGATGACGCGGGCTCCAAGACTGATCCCGGTGAAGCCAATAGCAACCAGGTGGATGCCGGCGATGGCCTCGTCGCAGATCTCAGCACGGGTGAGCTTGTCGACTCAGTTCAGCCGCCATACTGA